The Nocardioides sp. S5 genome includes a window with the following:
- a CDS encoding VanW family protein, whose product MPKNQQRPDGQPRDKAGASVVVWLLLGLVVLFGGLYVAAHYVAGDKVPRNTTVSGVRIGGHPQGEAAQRLQAGLADRVNRPIATTIEGEQVAIDPARAGLAVDYDASVAEAGGERSWDPVRLWNYFTGGDAFEAEVEVDETAYDAQLAELDQQHGATPRDGAVTFDGIDIRTTKARTGKALDPSETLAALQEAYLEDSPEVVALEMSEVSPDIDAGDVQEALDGFASPAVAAPVTLVFEGSEVKVFPEDYTAALSLVATDGELVPTLDAKALTAVVDTRVTSGAPVDATVALVDGRPQVVPARPGVTFDPAELEAGFLDAVARPQGERRIDLTATVAKPDFTTKEARALKVREEVSSFTTYFPYAEYRNINIGRAAEIIDGTLLKPGETFSMNDIVGERTEANGFTEGFVINDGILVEDLGGGVSQMATTLFNAMFFAGLEDVEHKPHSFYIDRYPVGREATVAWGAIDLRFTNDTPYGVLVDTSFTNSTPSSSGAVTVTMYSTKYWDVTTTTGERYNITKPETRRIDDLTCHPNEGYGGFDIDVVRYFTPVNGNRETRDDEVFSTTYTPSDTVICTNPDAVDE is encoded by the coding sequence GTGCCGAAGAACCAGCAGCGTCCCGACGGCCAGCCCCGCGACAAGGCTGGCGCCTCTGTCGTCGTGTGGCTGCTGCTCGGCCTCGTGGTCCTGTTCGGCGGGCTCTACGTCGCCGCGCACTACGTCGCGGGCGACAAGGTGCCGCGCAACACCACCGTGTCCGGCGTACGCATCGGCGGGCACCCGCAGGGCGAGGCCGCGCAGCGCCTGCAGGCAGGGCTCGCGGACCGGGTGAACCGGCCCATCGCCACCACCATCGAGGGCGAGCAGGTCGCGATCGACCCGGCCCGCGCGGGCCTGGCGGTCGACTACGACGCCTCGGTCGCCGAGGCCGGCGGCGAGCGCAGCTGGGACCCGGTGCGCCTGTGGAACTACTTCACCGGCGGCGACGCCTTCGAGGCCGAGGTGGAGGTCGACGAGACGGCGTACGACGCCCAGCTCGCCGAGCTCGACCAGCAGCACGGCGCCACGCCCCGCGACGGCGCCGTCACCTTCGACGGCATCGACATCCGCACCACCAAGGCGCGCACGGGCAAGGCGCTCGACCCGAGCGAGACCCTCGCCGCGCTGCAGGAGGCCTACCTCGAGGACTCCCCGGAGGTCGTCGCGCTCGAGATGTCGGAGGTCTCCCCCGACATCGACGCCGGTGACGTGCAGGAGGCGCTCGACGGCTTCGCCTCACCCGCTGTCGCGGCGCCGGTGACGCTGGTGTTCGAGGGCTCCGAGGTCAAGGTCTTCCCCGAGGACTACACCGCCGCGCTGAGCCTGGTCGCCACCGACGGTGAGCTCGTGCCCACCCTGGACGCGAAGGCGCTGACCGCGGTCGTCGACACCCGGGTCACCAGCGGCGCCCCGGTCGACGCGACCGTCGCCCTCGTCGACGGGCGCCCGCAGGTGGTGCCGGCCCGTCCGGGCGTGACCTTCGACCCCGCCGAGCTCGAGGCAGGCTTCCTCGACGCGGTCGCCCGTCCGCAGGGCGAGCGCCGCATCGACCTCACCGCCACGGTCGCGAAGCCGGACTTCACCACCAAGGAGGCGCGGGCGCTGAAGGTCCGCGAGGAGGTCTCGTCCTTCACCACCTACTTCCCCTACGCGGAGTACCGCAACATCAACATCGGCCGCGCCGCGGAGATCATCGACGGCACCCTGCTGAAGCCGGGCGAGACCTTCTCGATGAACGACATCGTCGGGGAGCGCACCGAGGCCAACGGCTTCACCGAGGGTTTCGTCATCAACGACGGCATCCTCGTGGAGGACCTCGGTGGCGGTGTCTCCCAGATGGCGACCACGCTGTTCAACGCGATGTTCTTCGCCGGCCTCGAGGACGTCGAGCACAAGCCGCACTCCTTCTACATCGACCGCTACCCGGTCGGCCGCGAGGCCACGGTCGCGTGGGGGGCCATCGACCTGCGCTTCACCAACGACACCCCCTACGGCGTGCTGGTCGACACCTCGTTCACGAACTCGACCCCGTCGTCGTCGGGAGCGGTGACCGTGACGATGTACTCCACGAAGTACTGGGACGTCACGACCACCACAGGCGAGCGCTACAACATCACCAAGCCCGAGACCCGGCGCATCGACGACCTCACCTGCCACCCCAACGAGGGCTACGGCGGCTTCGACATCGACGTCGTGCGCTACTTCACCCCGGTCAACGGCAACCGCGAGACCCGCGACGACGAGGTCTTCAGCACGACCTACACGCCGAGCGACACCGTCATCTGCACCAACCCCGACGCCGTCGACGAGTAG
- a CDS encoding DUF3054 domain-containing protein, which translates to MWLLIDLLLVGVFAVVGRLSHYGALTVGGWWSTAWPFLVGALLGWALLVATRRSPAALTSGVVVWLGALLGGMVLRQVAGQGTATAFVVVATLVLGALLVLPRPVLSSVGARARR; encoded by the coding sequence ATGTGGCTGCTGATCGACCTCCTGCTCGTCGGCGTCTTCGCGGTCGTCGGCCGGCTCAGCCACTACGGCGCCCTCACCGTCGGTGGCTGGTGGTCGACGGCGTGGCCGTTCCTCGTCGGCGCACTGCTCGGCTGGGCGCTCCTGGTCGCGACGAGACGCTCGCCTGCGGCCCTGACCTCCGGGGTGGTGGTCTGGCTCGGCGCGCTCCTCGGCGGCATGGTGCTGCGGCAGGTCGCCGGGCAGGGCACGGCGACGGCCTTCGTGGTCGTCGCGACCCTCGTCCTGGGCGCACTGCTGGTGCTGCCCCGACCGGTGCTGTCTAGTGTCGGTGCACGTGCCCGACGCTGA
- a CDS encoding GNAT family N-acetyltransferase, translating into MGRHGLGPHVVGQRVVVRHLLPDGRATDVLGTCTEWGADSLTVDREGHGPVTIPLAEVVTGKPVPPRASVRARVAAQEVEQHVAALWTSITTEPLGQWQLRASPPHGGRLRRRGNSALAMDDPGIGWADAAWGVRRFYDALDQVPTVQVQRGSHVEQTLAPLGFAPMGDGDAHAQLASVARALRSVRSVAPDVPAELEEVPGSVVVSLDGGAASGRGVLSGDWLLVESLLVDPGSRRRGLATAVLAEVLDWGASLGATTALLHVETDNAGALALYEQHGFTTHHTSRYLVAR; encoded by the coding sequence ATGGGCAGGCACGGCCTCGGTCCCCACGTCGTCGGGCAGCGCGTCGTGGTGCGCCACCTGCTCCCTGACGGCCGCGCCACCGACGTCCTCGGCACCTGCACGGAGTGGGGCGCGGACTCGCTCACGGTCGACCGGGAGGGGCACGGTCCCGTGACGATCCCGCTGGCCGAGGTGGTCACTGGAAAGCCCGTGCCGCCGCGCGCGTCGGTGCGCGCCCGCGTCGCCGCCCAGGAGGTCGAGCAGCACGTCGCGGCGCTCTGGACGTCGATCACCACCGAGCCGCTGGGGCAGTGGCAGCTGCGGGCCTCTCCCCCGCACGGCGGGCGGCTGCGCCGACGCGGCAACTCCGCGCTCGCGATGGACGACCCGGGCATCGGGTGGGCGGACGCGGCATGGGGCGTACGCCGCTTCTACGACGCCCTCGACCAGGTGCCGACGGTCCAGGTGCAGCGCGGCTCGCACGTCGAGCAGACGCTGGCCCCCCTCGGCTTCGCGCCGATGGGTGACGGCGACGCGCACGCCCAGCTGGCGTCCGTGGCGCGCGCCCTGCGGTCGGTGCGGTCGGTCGCTCCGGACGTCCCGGCCGAGCTCGAGGAGGTGCCGGGCTCCGTGGTGGTGTCCCTCGACGGAGGTGCGGCCTCCGGGCGCGGGGTGCTGTCCGGGGACTGGCTGCTCGTCGAGTCGCTCCTCGTGGACCCGGGCAGTCGGCGCCGCGGTCTGGCCACCGCCGTGCTGGCGGAGGTCCTCGACTGGGGCGCCTCGCTCGGCGCCACCACGGCGCTGCTGCACGTCGAGACCGACAACGCGGGCGCACTCGCGCTCTACGAGCAGCACGGCTTCACCACCCACCACACCAGCCGCTACCTCGTCGCGCGCTGA
- a CDS encoding IS110 family transposase: MISERTSVGLDVHARSVMAAGLDAMTGEVFKQKLVPASEVVVDWLRGLPGPVAVTYEAGPTGFGLYRAITAAGIRCEVAAPSKLNRPPGDRVKTDAKDALLLAQLLQVGQIVPVRVPTITEEAARDLVRAREDVRGDLMRARHRVSKLLLRHGHVYYGGNAWTGKHQAWLHGIRFDQPGTRAAYEADLEAVEFTLARRNRLDAAITAMAADSEFTDLTRRLCCLRGISTLTGFALAVELGDWTRFTGSSIGAYLGLVPSEHSSGDSRRQGGITKTGNTHARRLLIEAAWHHQPRYTVGPTMQARWEQATPAARVRGHAGNQRLHHQWAKYTARKKKHTVANTAIARELAGWCWSLATLE, from the coding sequence GTGATTTCTGAGCGTACGAGCGTCGGGCTCGATGTGCACGCACGATCGGTGATGGCAGCCGGTCTTGACGCAATGACCGGTGAGGTGTTCAAGCAGAAGCTCGTCCCGGCCAGCGAGGTGGTCGTGGACTGGTTGCGGGGGCTGCCGGGCCCGGTGGCGGTGACCTATGAGGCCGGACCGACCGGATTCGGCCTCTACCGGGCGATCACCGCAGCCGGGATCCGCTGCGAAGTGGCTGCGCCATCGAAGCTGAACCGGCCGCCCGGGGATCGCGTCAAGACCGACGCCAAGGACGCCCTGCTCCTCGCGCAACTGCTCCAAGTCGGACAGATCGTTCCGGTCAGGGTTCCCACCATCACCGAGGAAGCCGCCCGCGACCTGGTCCGGGCTCGTGAAGATGTCCGCGGCGACCTGATGCGGGCCCGGCACCGAGTCTCGAAGTTGCTGCTGCGCCACGGCCACGTCTACTACGGCGGGAACGCCTGGACCGGCAAGCACCAGGCGTGGCTGCACGGCATCCGGTTCGACCAGCCCGGCACTCGCGCCGCCTACGAGGCCGACCTCGAAGCGGTCGAGTTCACCCTGGCCCGCCGCAACCGGCTCGACGCTGCGATCACCGCGATGGCTGCCGACAGCGAGTTCACCGACCTGACCCGACGCCTGTGCTGCCTACGGGGGATCTCCACCCTGACCGGGTTCGCACTCGCGGTCGAACTGGGCGACTGGACCAGGTTCACCGGCTCCAGCATCGGCGCCTACCTCGGTCTGGTGCCCTCCGAGCACTCCAGCGGCGACTCGCGCAGGCAGGGTGGAATCACCAAGACCGGCAACACCCACGCCCGCCGTCTGCTGATCGAGGCCGCATGGCACCACCAGCCCCGCTACACCGTCGGGCCCACCATGCAGGCCCGGTGGGAACAGGCCACCCCCGCCGCCAGAGTCCGCGGACACGCCGGCAACCAGCGGCTGCACCACCAATGGGCCAAGTACACGGCCCGGAAGAAGAAGCACACCGTGGCCAACACCGCGATCGCCCGCGAACTCGCCGGCTGGTGCTGGTCACTGGCCACCCTCGAGTAG
- a CDS encoding glycoside hydrolase family 43 protein, with the protein MPIRGAVRLLVLLLTAGVLSVAGPATAVDPVPRPVLDVDFPDPAVVSAPGGLVAYATGDRVPHAWSRSADGPWRRGGGLLSHRPSWSRDGGIWAVDVARVRGRWLLYYATPVKGMGEHGRCIGVARSRSARGPFRPVGRGPLVCPSYAGTPTAQDPLLPRDPTLPRAGVIDPSFFRDVDGTAYLLYKTDRIPSTLRIVALTRDGQSVGRGATSVELVRSAGVIENPVLTPRPEGYVLLASEGDWTRCGYRTRWLRSTSLLDWTLAESGTLLDTATTGLCGPGGADLVETPDGRTLAFLHGWTCRGTTLPCAGTGKWDHKPRQRGRRSMYAARLDWVGGLPVVAEWLRAR; encoded by the coding sequence GTGCCGATCCGGGGAGCAGTACGCCTGCTCGTGCTGCTGCTGACCGCTGGGGTCCTGTCCGTCGCGGGTCCCGCGACGGCTGTCGACCCCGTCCCGCGCCCCGTCCTCGACGTCGACTTCCCGGACCCCGCGGTCGTGTCCGCGCCGGGCGGGCTGGTGGCGTACGCGACCGGCGACCGGGTGCCGCACGCGTGGTCGCGCAGCGCCGACGGGCCGTGGCGGCGCGGCGGTGGGCTGCTATCCCACCGTCCCTCGTGGTCGCGCGACGGCGGCATCTGGGCCGTCGACGTGGCGCGGGTGCGGGGGCGCTGGCTGCTCTACTACGCCACCCCGGTGAAGGGGATGGGGGAGCACGGGCGCTGCATCGGAGTCGCCCGCTCGCGCTCGGCTCGTGGCCCGTTCCGCCCGGTCGGCCGCGGCCCGCTCGTCTGCCCGTCCTACGCCGGCACGCCGACCGCCCAGGACCCGCTGCTGCCGCGCGACCCCACGCTGCCGCGTGCCGGCGTGATCGACCCGTCCTTCTTCCGCGACGTCGACGGGACGGCGTACCTGCTCTACAAGACCGACCGGATCCCCTCCACGCTGCGGATCGTGGCGCTGACGCGCGACGGGCAGTCGGTGGGCAGGGGCGCGACGAGCGTGGAGCTGGTGCGCTCCGCCGGCGTCATCGAGAACCCCGTGCTCACGCCGCGCCCCGAGGGCTACGTGCTGCTCGCCTCGGAGGGTGACTGGACCCGGTGTGGCTACCGCACCCGCTGGCTGCGCTCGACGTCGCTGCTCGACTGGACGCTCGCGGAGAGCGGGACCCTTCTCGACACCGCCACGACCGGGCTGTGCGGCCCCGGCGGCGCGGACTTGGTCGAGACGCCCGACGGGCGCACGCTCGCCTTCCTGCACGGCTGGACCTGCCGTGGCACCACGCTCCCGTGCGCCGGCACCGGCAAGTGGGACCACAAGCCGCGCCAGCGCGGCCGCCGGTCGATGTACGCCGCCCGCCTCGACTGGGTCGGCGGACTGCCCGTGGTCGCGGAGTGGCTCCGCGCCCGCTGA
- a CDS encoding thioesterase family protein, which produces MASEWDTHTALTTTADGTHTAELDAGWVVGGGVNGGYLLGVVGTAIAEALPAKPHPLAVSAYYLSAARPGPAQVSTEVLREGGSVATVSAELAQDGVARIRVLATYGDLRAMPSDVATTAEPPQLPPVEECVAGSLAPEETRRVAPVMERFDMRFDPACIGWAMGAPSGRGHIQAWFRMVDGHDVDPVGLLMVCDALPPVTFDLGRPGWAPTLELTVHVRAVPAPGWLRVSHRTRNIAGGMFEEDCEVWDSTGRLVAQSRQLAMQPRA; this is translated from the coding sequence ATGGCCTCCGAGTGGGACACCCACACCGCCCTGACCACGACTGCCGACGGAACCCACACCGCCGAGCTCGATGCCGGGTGGGTCGTCGGCGGCGGCGTCAACGGTGGCTACCTCCTCGGCGTGGTCGGCACGGCGATCGCGGAGGCGTTGCCGGCCAAGCCGCACCCGCTCGCGGTGAGCGCCTACTACCTGTCTGCCGCGCGGCCGGGACCGGCGCAGGTCTCGACGGAGGTGCTGCGCGAGGGCGGCTCCGTCGCGACCGTGTCCGCCGAGCTCGCCCAGGACGGGGTCGCCCGCATCCGCGTCCTGGCGACGTACGGCGACCTGCGTGCGATGCCGTCCGACGTCGCCACCACGGCTGAGCCCCCGCAGCTTCCCCCGGTCGAGGAGTGCGTGGCCGGCTCGCTCGCACCGGAGGAGACGCGGCGGGTGGCTCCGGTGATGGAGCGCTTCGACATGCGGTTCGACCCGGCGTGCATCGGCTGGGCCATGGGTGCCCCCAGCGGTCGCGGGCACATCCAGGCCTGGTTCCGGATGGTCGACGGCCACGACGTCGACCCGGTCGGCCTGCTCATGGTCTGCGACGCGCTGCCGCCGGTCACCTTCGACCTGGGGCGGCCGGGCTGGGCCCCGACGCTCGAGCTCACCGTCCACGTCCGTGCCGTCCCGGCGCCGGGGTGGCTGCGGGTCTCGCACCGGACCCGCAACATCGCCGGTGGCATGTTCGAGGAGGACTGCGAGGTCTGGGACTCGACCGGCCGCCTGGTCGCGCAGAGCCGCCAGCTGGCGATGCAGCCACGCGCCTGA
- the dapC gene encoding succinyldiaminopimelate transaminase: MTDLPLVEEVAPRPSRDHRKVSQRLPDFPWDKLTTHGATARSHPDGVCDLSVGTPVDPTPQVVQDALREAADSPGYPTTIGLEATRRAAIDWLARRHGVSGLGLDGVLPVIGSKELIASMAVHLGIGAGDLVGYPALAYPTYEVGAALAGAESLATDSLTAFGPRTPRLLWINSPANPSGRVLPLEHLRKVVDWCRERGTLLVSDECYLECAWEGDAPLSVLDPQVNGGSLDGILAVHSLSKRSNLAGYRCAFVAGDPAVVGELLAVRKNLGLQMPAPQQRAMIAALEDDDHVAEQHARYAARRATLRTALESAGFRIDHSEASLYLWATRGQDCWTTVSELAEQGILVAPGEFYGRAGHEHVRVAFTATDERVEAAAARLRG; encoded by the coding sequence GTGACCGACCTTCCGTTGGTCGAGGAGGTCGCCCCGCGACCGTCACGAGACCACCGGAAGGTCTCGCAGCGGCTCCCGGACTTCCCCTGGGACAAGCTCACCACTCACGGGGCCACGGCCCGCTCGCACCCCGACGGGGTGTGCGACCTGTCGGTGGGCACCCCGGTCGACCCGACTCCGCAGGTCGTCCAGGACGCGCTGCGCGAGGCCGCGGACTCCCCGGGCTACCCGACGACCATCGGCCTCGAGGCCACCCGTCGGGCAGCGATCGACTGGCTGGCCCGCCGCCACGGCGTGAGCGGGCTCGGGCTCGACGGCGTGCTGCCGGTGATCGGCTCCAAGGAGCTCATCGCCTCGATGGCGGTGCACCTCGGCATCGGTGCCGGCGACCTGGTCGGCTACCCGGCGCTGGCCTATCCGACGTACGAGGTCGGCGCGGCGCTCGCGGGCGCCGAGAGCCTCGCCACCGACTCGCTGACCGCGTTCGGCCCGCGCACCCCGCGGCTGCTGTGGATCAACAGCCCGGCCAACCCCAGCGGCCGGGTGCTGCCCCTGGAGCACCTGCGCAAGGTGGTCGACTGGTGCCGCGAGCGCGGCACGCTCCTGGTCTCCGACGAGTGCTACCTCGAGTGCGCCTGGGAGGGTGACGCGCCGCTGTCGGTCCTCGACCCGCAGGTCAACGGCGGCTCGCTGGACGGCATCCTCGCCGTCCACTCGCTGTCCAAGCGGTCCAACCTCGCGGGCTACCGGTGCGCCTTCGTCGCCGGTGACCCGGCGGTCGTGGGTGAGCTGCTCGCGGTCCGCAAGAACCTCGGCCTCCAGATGCCCGCACCCCAGCAGCGCGCGATGATCGCCGCGCTGGAGGACGACGACCACGTCGCCGAGCAGCACGCCCGCTACGCCGCGCGGCGCGCGACCCTGCGGACGGCGCTGGAGTCGGCGGGCTTCCGCATCGACCACTCCGAGGCCTCGCTCTACCTCTGGGCGACCCGCGGCCAGGACTGCTGGACGACCGTGTCCGAGCTGGCCGAGCAAGGGATCCTCGTGGCTCCCGGCGAGTTCTACGGACGGGCCGGGCACGAGCACGTACGCGTCGCCTTCACCGCCACCGACGAACGGGTCGAGGCGGCCGCCGCGCGTCTGCGCGGCTGA
- a CDS encoding cytochrome P450, producing the protein MRSTVHWGVAHGLPTLLLRRAADRGDLQAQLIRVGSLGTDDVFDLVEEIRSRGPLYRSRIGHVATSHAAVRHVLTSDDFRTGLPTTQGPIGRISRWAAPTTLHPVEPPSLLVTEPPDHTRYRRLVTRVFTMRAVERLRERTEEIAADLLDALEPRAAGPVDLVEAYCAQLPVTVIAEVLGVPERDRARVLDFGSAAAPSLDLGLGLRRYRSVSRALAEFDAWLGHHLDHLRRHPGDDLLSQLVAVRDDGAGLSETELKATAGLVLAAGFETTVNLLGNGIALLHDHPDERAQVVADPSLWTNVVEEALRLDPPVLLTGRMAVRDTEVAGQPVRAGSMVTAILAGANRDPEVFADPTRFDVARANAREHISFSAGRHHCLGAQLARMEGEVGLRAIWQRFPDLRLEAGARRRETRILRGFETLPATLRP; encoded by the coding sequence ATGAGGTCGACGGTCCACTGGGGTGTGGCACACGGCCTGCCGACGCTCCTGCTGCGCCGAGCCGCCGACCGCGGCGACCTCCAGGCGCAGCTCATCCGGGTCGGCTCACTCGGCACCGACGACGTCTTCGACCTCGTCGAGGAGATCCGGTCGCGCGGCCCGCTCTACCGCTCGCGGATCGGCCACGTCGCCACCAGCCACGCCGCCGTGCGCCACGTGCTCACCAGCGACGACTTCCGCACCGGCCTGCCGACGACGCAGGGCCCGATCGGGCGGATCTCGCGGTGGGCGGCGCCGACCACCCTCCACCCGGTCGAGCCGCCGTCGCTGCTGGTCACCGAGCCCCCGGACCACACCCGCTACCGCAGGCTGGTCACACGGGTCTTCACGATGCGCGCCGTCGAGCGGCTGCGCGAGCGCACCGAGGAGATCGCCGCGGACCTGCTCGACGCCCTGGAGCCGCGCGCGGCCGGCCCGGTGGACCTCGTCGAGGCCTACTGCGCGCAGCTGCCGGTCACCGTCATCGCCGAGGTCCTCGGGGTGCCCGAGCGCGACCGCGCCCGCGTCCTGGACTTCGGTTCGGCCGCGGCGCCCAGCCTCGACCTGGGGCTCGGGCTGCGGCGGTACCGCTCGGTGTCGCGGGCGCTGGCGGAGTTCGACGCCTGGCTGGGACACCACCTCGACCACCTGCGGCGCCACCCCGGCGACGACCTCCTCAGCCAGCTGGTCGCCGTACGCGACGACGGTGCCGGCCTGAGCGAGACCGAGCTCAAGGCCACGGCGGGCCTCGTGCTCGCCGCGGGCTTCGAGACCACGGTCAACCTGCTGGGCAACGGCATCGCGCTGCTCCACGACCACCCCGACGAGCGGGCGCAGGTGGTCGCCGACCCGTCGCTGTGGACCAACGTCGTCGAGGAGGCCCTGCGCCTCGACCCGCCGGTGCTGCTCACCGGCCGGATGGCCGTGCGCGACACCGAGGTGGCCGGGCAGCCGGTGCGCGCGGGCTCGATGGTCACCGCGATCCTCGCCGGCGCCAACCGCGACCCCGAGGTCTTCGCCGACCCGACCCGGTTCGACGTGGCGCGCGCCAACGCGCGCGAGCACATCTCCTTCTCCGCCGGACGCCACCACTGCCTCGGTGCGCAGCTGGCGCGGATGGAGGGGGAGGTGGGGCTGCGGGCGATCTGGCAGCGCTTCCCCGACCTGCGCCTCGAGGCGGGGGCGCGGCGCCGCGAGACCCGCATCCTGCGCGGCTTCGAGACCCTTCCCGCCACGTTGCGACCCTGA
- the fdxA gene encoding ferredoxin, which yields MTYVIAQPCVDLKDRACVDECPVDCIYEGKRMLYIHPDECVDCGACEPVCPVEAIFYEDDTPEEWKGYYDANVHFFDDLGSPGGAAKMGVIDKDHELVAALPPQEHDE from the coding sequence GTGACCTACGTCATCGCCCAGCCGTGCGTCGACCTCAAGGACCGCGCGTGCGTCGACGAGTGCCCCGTCGACTGCATCTACGAGGGCAAGCGGATGCTCTACATCCACCCCGACGAGTGCGTCGACTGCGGCGCCTGTGAGCCGGTCTGCCCGGTCGAGGCGATCTTCTACGAGGACGACACCCCGGAGGAGTGGAAGGGCTACTACGACGCCAACGTGCACTTCTTCGACGACCTCGGCTCGCCCGGTGGCGCGGCCAAGATGGGCGTCATCGACAAGGACCACGAGCTCGTCGCCGCGCTGCCCCCGCAGGAGCACGACGAGTGA
- the mshB gene encoding N-acetyl-1-D-myo-inositol-2-amino-2-deoxy-alpha-D-glucopyranoside deacetylase, producing MTDRRILLVHAHPDDECIGTGATMARYVDEGVGVTLVTCTAGEMGEVLVPDLSHLAYDESGGLGEHRRGELDEAMKVLGVTDHRFLGGFGRFHDSGMAWHADGHAVAAEKIPDNAFWTADLNEAADELVTVIREVRPQVLVTYDQFGGYGHPDHIQAHRVAMYAAQLAAAPSYKRELGEPHDIAKIYWTAMSESRMRASLRALRESGDTETFKGMEPDGKLPAFVTPDELISARVDGSKTVQRKMDALAKHDTQVETDGGFFSGAESGHAWWSEEFYRLVKGTPGPIDADGFEDDLFAGL from the coding sequence ATGACCGACCGCCGCATCCTGCTCGTCCACGCCCACCCCGACGACGAGTGCATCGGCACCGGAGCCACCATGGCCCGCTACGTCGACGAGGGCGTCGGCGTCACCCTCGTCACCTGCACCGCCGGTGAGATGGGGGAGGTGCTGGTGCCGGACCTGTCCCACCTGGCCTACGACGAGTCGGGCGGGCTGGGCGAGCACCGTCGCGGCGAGCTCGACGAGGCGATGAAGGTCCTCGGCGTCACCGACCACCGCTTCCTCGGCGGCTTCGGCCGCTTCCACGACTCCGGCATGGCCTGGCACGCCGACGGTCATGCGGTCGCGGCCGAGAAGATCCCCGACAACGCCTTCTGGACCGCTGACCTCAACGAGGCCGCCGACGAGCTGGTGACGGTGATCCGCGAGGTCCGTCCCCAGGTGCTGGTGACCTACGACCAGTTCGGCGGCTACGGCCACCCCGACCACATCCAGGCCCACCGCGTCGCGATGTACGCCGCCCAGCTGGCGGCCGCGCCCTCCTACAAGCGTGAGCTCGGCGAACCCCATGACATCGCGAAGATCTACTGGACGGCGATGAGCGAGTCGCGGATGCGCGCGAGCCTGCGGGCGCTGCGCGAGTCCGGCGACACCGAGACCTTCAAGGGCATGGAGCCCGACGGCAAGCTGCCTGCCTTCGTGACCCCGGACGAGCTCATCAGCGCCCGCGTCGACGGCTCCAAGACCGTCCAGCGCAAGATGGACGCCCTCGCCAAGCACGACACGCAGGTGGAGACGGACGGGGGCTTCTTCTCAGGCGCCGAGAGCGGCCACGCGTGGTGGTCGGAGGAGTTCTACCGCCTCGTCAAGGGCACCCCCGGCCCGATCGACGCGGACGGCTTCGAGGACGACCTGTTCGCAGGTCTGTGA